A part of Amphiprion ocellaris isolate individual 3 ecotype Okinawa chromosome 16, ASM2253959v1, whole genome shotgun sequence genomic DNA contains:
- the LOC129350814 gene encoding fidgetin-like protein 1, producing MSGAHLDEWQRRSFDISSGNSTPEQTADAYRAHILSIQYAWASSQLSQAGKDSLLRTYSERYAAVLDSDDPRTGLNNYAESALHLARSQRNYSDKWESSLIVESVLQLPCVQKMIQASTGGESFPVAPADVNITVGQESRGSSLSAPFTGVRSEAVLFKTLGPPQPKSEVNNTASTPANISAERPRGSDVSSGNPNSFFQPPARPKSLFSHPSSALPQVNPGPAASTQNCQSSFFPTSNPSKRKNFYNSDGGDGGRGQHGGHGGADPRAGGNFKTAREQFTVDQQKKYSHQPQRGQTGGMAATVKKSLGANRPRGAFSKFVSPIPRQEEEESVASRNSNQEPQILDERLKNFEPKIIELIMSEIMDHGPPVAWDDIAGLDFAKTTIKEIVVWPMLRPDIFTGLRGPPKGILLFGPPGTGKTLIGKCIACQSGATFFSISASSLTSKWVGEGEKMVRVLFAIAHCHQPAVIFIDEIDSLLSQRTDGEHDSSRRIKTEFLVQLDGAATAAEDRILVVGATNRPQEIDEAARRRLAKRLYIPLPEAAARHQIVTNLMAQENNQLREQELESVVTSTEGFSGADMTQLCREAALGPIRSIQLSDIATITADQVRPILFSDFQDALKTVRPSVSTKDLELYEEWNKTFGCGR from the coding sequence ATGAGTGGTGCACACCTGGACGAATGGCAAAGGAGGTCCTTTGACATTTCATCTGGCAACAGTACACCTGAACAGACGGCCGATGCCTACCGGGCTCACATCCTCTCCATTCAGTATGCATGGGCAAGCTCCCAGCTCTCTCAGGCCGGCAAGGACAGCCTGCTCAGGACCTACTCGGAGCGCTACGCCGCTGTGCTGGACTCAGATGACCCCCGCACAGGGCTCAACAACTATGCAGAGAGTGCGCTCCATCTGGCCCGCAGTCAGAGGAACTACAGCGACAAATGGGAGTCGTCCCTGATCGTGGAGAGTGTGCTGCAGTTGCCCTGCGTTCAGAAGATGATTCAGGCAAGTACGGGGGGAGAAAGTTTCCCAGTGGCACCAGCTGATGTGAACATAACTGTGGGACAAGAGAGCAGAGGCAGCTCCCTCTCTGCTCCATTTACTGGAGTCAGGTCAGAGGCTGTATTGTTTAAAACTCTAGGACCACCACAGCCTAAATCAGAGGTTAACAACACTGCCAGTACTCCTGCTAATATTTCTGCTGAGAGGCCAAGAGGTTCAGATGTTAGCTCAGGAAATCCAAACTCCTTCTTCCAACCTCCAGCCCGACCAAAGTCTTTGTTTAGTCATCCTTCTTCAGCTCTTCCACAGGTGAACCCTGGACCTGCTGCGAGCACACAGAACTGTCAGTCCTCCTTCTTTCCTACCTCCAACCCATCTAAGCGCAAGAATTTTTATAATTCAGATGGAGGGGATGGTGGCAGAGGGCAACATGGAGGTCATGGAGGCGCTGACCCACGAGCTGGAGGCAACTTCAAAACAGCTCGTGAGCAGTTCACTGTCGACCAGCAGAAAAAATATTCCCATCAGCCCCAGAGAGGTCAGACCGGTGGGATGGCAGCAACTGTGAAGAAATCTCTGGGTGCTAACAGGCCTCGAGGTGCATTTTCCAAGTTTGTGTCACCTATCCCAcgacaggaagaggaagaaagtgTGGCGAGCCGTAATTCCAATCAGGAACCTCAAATCCTGGATGAGCGTCTGAAGAACTTTGAGCCAAAGATAATCGAGCTGATTATGAGTGAGATCATGGACCATGGGCCTCCTGTAGCCTGGGATGACATAGCAGGCCTGGACTTTGCCAAGACCACCATAAAGGAGATTGTTGTTTGGCCCATGCTGCGACCCGACATCTTTACTGGCCTCCGTGGTCCACCTAAGGGCATCCTGTTGTTTGGACCTCCAGGGACTGGAAAAACTCTGATAGGAAAATGTATTGCCTGTCAATCAGGTGCCACTTTCTTTAGCATCAGCGCTTCATCACTTACATCCAAGTGGGTGGGTGAAGGAGAGAAAATGGTGCGAGTTCTGTTTGCCATCGCCCACTGCCACCAGCCTGCTGTCATTTTCATCGATGAAATTGACTCCTTGTTGTCCCAACGGACAGATGGGGAGCATGACTCATCACGCAGGATAAAGACTGAGTTCCTCGTTCAGCTGGATGGGGCAGCCACAGCAGCCGAGGATCGCATCCTGGTGGTGGGCGCTACCAACCGGCCCCAGGAGATCGACGAGGCCGCCCGTCGACGCCTGGCAAAGCGGTTATACATCCCCCTCCCCGAAGCAGCTGCCCGACACCAGATAGTAACAAACCTCATGGCTCAAGAGAATAACCAGCTGAGAGAGCAAGAGCTGGAGAGTGTGGTAACATCCACAGAGGGCTTCTCCGGAGCTGATATGACTCAGCTGTGTCGTGAGGCGGCACTGGGGCCCATACGCAGCATCCAGCTCAGTGACATCGCCACCATCACTGCTGATCAGGTGCGACCAATCCTGTTCAGTGACTTCCAGGATGCCCTGAAGACCGTTCGACCGAGTGTCTCAACAAAAGACTTGGAGCTGTATGAAGAGTGGAATAAGACTTTTGGATGTGGACGTTAA